AAACAGTCATGAAAACCAACATGCAAACAGTGACAGTTTACTGCTGTCCAACCAGtaagtttctccctctcttcccttctatACAAATTTGACATGTGAGAAAAACAAGTATTTGTGTgtcataaaatatacagtaaaatatacagtattttcaatAATAAAACTGAGGTAAAGTAAGACACATAATATAGAAACATAGAAACAGGGACGAATGAGAATAAAGGCAGTGGCACTGTTTAGAAATGTCTTCCAGAAATTCCTGGAAATGATGAAAGTtgagttttatattttcattggaAATATTCACATGAAGTTACTTTCATGACAAAGTTCAAACTCTcaaaggaagataaaaccaCACCCCTGTATGTGACATCTTTGAGGATGTTACATATGCAGTGTGGTCTTGGCCAACCGGAGGGTGATGTGATCTGAGATCAGTTAATTATAAATGTGTTACAGTGCTTTCACtcaccatatttactgtagactgtTTGGATGCAGACGACCAAACATCAACCTCTGTGTAGGGAACTCATCCAGGTGTGGTCTTGCAGCTTTCGAGGTaaattttgtgacttttttcaCTTGTGTATGAAGagattgtaaaaatgacattagaacTGCAAACAGTCATGATAATGAGTATGCAAACTGTGACAAGCAGACAGCTTTGGACTGTAGGTGTACAGAATAATGTGGTTAaaccaactgtgttttatttatttatagtgatatttgcagttttgatAACAGCTGAGATATGAAAGAGTTTCTTGTGCTGTGAcaatatgaaaagaaataaaataagataaaaaataaaagtctaacAGAGGGATAGAGTTACACAAACCAAGATACgttaaagtcaattaatgaTTCCATCTCATAAAGAATAAGTGTTTCCCAGTTCTGTTGTTTTGGACAAATGTTGTAGTTTTGTGGTATGAGTCTTAACCAGTACGTTACAGGGATGACCAGTATGTTAGTGTTGTTAAACATGGTGAATGTACCAACCTGCAGTTGTTTCCTCCAATTAATTTTTTCATGTTAACTCCAAAACATAGTCAGAGTGcacaatctgtaaacaaaatataaaatatgcagatgattcataaaatggtttggtcagacatgcaaacctccttgtccaaaatcagagagcacagagttatTCAACTGGTGGGATGTCAAGTGCAGAAGACAAACCATCCTAGACCAATGTCTCTGTACcttaaattactgaaataactgTATGAAATTCTGTATTAATGACCTCACatcatcatgtaaaaatatttatatacataacAAGGACTTGTATTATCTGACAAGttattttttgatgaaatatagaacttcaatgattagtcgattattCTCATTGCTActttattgctttattgttttttcaaattattgtttcaatcattcttcaagcaaaaagaccaaatattctctggtttcagctttttaaacattatgatttgctccttttctttgtcatatgcaacagtacattaaaaatctTTAGGATTTGGATTGTTGGTGAGAAACAAATAGTAAACTGAAGACATCCCCACAGGCTCAAAGAAattgtgtgtcatttttttacagtgtataaaacactacattttataaactcaaAGGTTAATCATTTAATAgggaaaataatcagcagcttaATCTGTGATGAAAACAATTGTAAGTTGCAGCCTTGAAGAAATATTATTAggagaaaatgtaacaaagacacCTTTTTTGTGGCTAtaatatacactgtatttgtgtgaactTGCACCTCAAGactttagtgatgtcacttaaCAATGTTATGTAGATATTGAAAAACTTCCATAACCTGATCTCTCATACAACAGGTTTcactctgaagaagaagaagatttctACATCAACACCTCACAGATGGAAAACAATGATTACAGCAATGTCACATCCGACTACAATGATCATAACTACACCTACTATGATCATAACTGCACTGACTGTGATTATAGGAATGAAACCTACTCCTATTATTTTGACTTATATACTGAGTATGTGATAACATGCGTAATCATTAGTATCGGCCTTCTTTTGACTCTAGTGGCCATCCACTCTCTTTATTCCCAGGTGAGTACTTTATGACtaagatttattaattttaggtcatgtgtctgtcatacagtctgtctgtgaagAATCTTCATCCTGCTTGGGGGCTGGAAGGAAGTCTTGTAATGACCTATAATTTTAAGCTAATTGGACCTTAAACACATGCAGTTAACATGTGTAGTTTCATTCCAGCTTCTCTTAAGGTGAAGTTAACAGCACCATTAACTTGTAGAGAAGAAATTGTCATAAAAGATTTGTCAGGACAATTTGTACAGCATTATTTGAGCTCATTATTTTGGGATTTGATTTAAACAATCAAGAAATATATgttctatatatatgtatatgttctTGTTGTTGAGTCTTGTAACATTGATTGGCCAGTGTGTCATATTTGATGACACATTGGTCAATGCATGAATGTTTCTGACTGCAATTGCTGAGCAgagcaaaatgacatatttatcattacctataattccatccacttgtatttttgcacattttgtgcaaaggtcctaaatgaaaattgaaaaaaaaaatgtttccagctgctttttttatttctaccattgttttcttgcaggtgcaaaataacaatgttgctccaatcttcatcatcaacctcctcatctctgacatCATTCAGCTCTGCTGCATGATCGTCGAAGTGGCAAAACCTGACTGGAAGAACGAAGAAATCTTCTTTTATATTTACTGCTTTGGTGTGCTGGCCAGTGTTGGCTTCATGGTCTGTATCGCCCTGGAAAGGTAGCTATCTGTCTGTCCTGTATGTTTTTAGCTACTTCCATGTGTATGACCATTATATTACCATATAAATCTGAAGCTCCTCAAAGTCAGGGATATTCTGTATCTGATGATAGACTGTGTATCTTGTGTTTCAGGTATTTGCTCATCGCATGGCCACTGTGGTACCGCGTCAGAAGAACCATCAAGATCTCTTTTGTAGTCTGTGTCGTGGTCTGGATCCTTCCTCTTGTTTATGTCCTTCCTCTCTATTTCTTGGTTAAATTTGAGATCTCAGAAACCATTTTCGCTGTCTTCCTCCTCATTCCTTTCCCACTGTTCATATTCTTCCTGGGTGGGACCCTCAAATCGCTGTTTGCTGCCATCTCGGTCtcctctgatgaaaaacgacgaATTGTGGGAATGTTGGTCCTGGTGCTGCTCATCTACACGCTGCTGTTTCTACCCTCCATCATCTGGTCCCTGGTAGAAGAAGCCAGTGATAATTATACTTTCGACAACCTGACTTTCATTCTTCTCAGATTCAGTCCTCTTGCAGACTtgattctgtatgttttcatgagGAAAGGGGTCATAGACAAGCTTTTggcctctctgtgttgttgcagaatggacagtgatgataacagcagatcatcagcatgaaagacaacaacatgtacacagtcagctccatgcaggcagagaaagagggagaaagaaaagggagaaaacagatgttaactgtaatgtgtctgaatgttaactaaaatgcacttaaactagcaaaaaagagataaataaagtgtttgctGTATGACAACAAAAGACTTTGTGCCACATCATtagttgaaatgtttgtgtcagttatgctcaaagaaaactactaaGACTGGTTGTTGTCAGCCAGTGGTGTGACCATCACAAGTAGATGAAAAGGAAGCATTGTTTTGATTATGTTGTGAGAGAAGTGGTTGGTGGGAAATGTTTGTCCATGCAGGTGAACTTTTTCTGGTTCACTGTTAGGGCTTCAACAAATGTGCATTAAGTTGATATCTCATTATTATCCTTTGAAGGGGACATagcatgctttttgtgattttctgtcatttatattcataatttaagtctgctgaggggcagcttcctggagctggccaatcagaacagagtaggctcatcaagggggggccttaaagagacaggagctaaaacgacctgtttcagacagaggctgaactgaggggctgcataaaggggcagtattagataaataaggagttttttgaactgtaagtcatgcagaaatattccagtagagccccagaataaaactatagacctggaaatgtgcatgttatgtcccctttaatcaaAGAAGCAAACCAGATATTACTTGTTGATCAACTGAGCTGTTCAACACCATGATCACCCTGTTATTATAGCTGCCACTCCGTCTTATTTCTACAGGGAGATCATCATATCAAGTCTAtagactttcttcttctttagccTCTCATACACATTATAATATGTTACCTTTTCCTACTTATAACTATATATGTCTATTATTGTGTGTGGGGGgtatttttatgcataaaagttaaacaacatatgatttatttctttttatttaatataagttATATTTTGGGGGGATTTGTGGTCGGCATGCTATGGCTTGGCAATACTGATAACATCTTATAGATACATAGTACTTTTATAAGAAATTGtaaattttctggaaattctacaaaaatatgtttctagTCAAAAATGAGAATGTTTCCTTTTTACTAATTATGTGAATTAAACcctacaaatcaacaaaatatctgctgattgtttcttgtatatatcatcatatagcACAACTCTACTGTTGTGTAATACCATGGAGgcaatttgcttttttttcaaatcaccAACGtatgtttattcatgttaaGTTCTCATACTTTTTAGATAATAATGTGGAGCAgaaattatatcatatttttcacTATAAGTTACAGTAGTGAGGCTTACTGTACATTTCCCCCTTCTATAACTTGTTGATTACCAACTGTTGCACTCATCAGCTGacactgcaacagcagagatccaacaaaaacatatttcccagaATCTCTTTAAATACTTTGGCTTTCTGCAGGGTGACACTTTATagagaaaaacatgcattttcagaAGATAACGTATGATTGCTAAGAGCTTAAGGTTACTACTTGATAAGTTGTATAGTGTACACAAAAGATGATAAATTATAGTAGttgtaatgtatttaatcaTATGTGATTAaagaacagtttaaaaaaacaagtactGAGTCATTTCAACTCCATTCAGAgcacacatctgtcattttacTCTCCCCAGCCCAAAATACCTGTTTGGTTAGTCCACAGATACCTTTGGAACTGaaatcttgtattttaaagttttctctctgactttttaGGCATTACTGTGACTGAATTTCATCAACTCTGCACACTTTATGTGCATTGCAATGGCAGAACTGAAAAAGTTTTGGCTAACCTGAAGGATAAAAACTCATTTAGAGCAACAAACAGTCCTGATTGTCtgctcatatgaaaaaaaaacaacaactaaaaagCCACAAGCAGAACAGACTAATGTGAGCTACATGACATATTTCCATCCAGCCTGAATGATACCTTCATATAACTGATTAGATGTATAGGTTAAATGGCCATGGAGTGAGTTATCCTAAGTGATGTACAAATAAGGTACATGGAAAAGTTCAACCCTAAAAAGGCAGCTGTCTCATGCCATTGttaaagtgtatgcagcagctgtttcctcctttCATGAGAGTTTTGGCTATAGACCTGTCTCTGCCCCCCAGTGGAATGTGCCGGTAGTGCACAAGGCCCTAGTGAGTGATCCCTATGAGCCTCTGGAGTGCTCCTCTCTGAAGGCGTTGTCATTCAAAACAGCTTTGCTGCTCACGCTGACCTCAGCTATGAGAGTGAGCGAACTGTGCGCCCTGTCGGTTCACCCTAGCTGTTTCGTGGTGACCACAGTGGGGCTACTCTCAGACCGCCTGACTGATTTTTATAACTATCAGATTTATAGTTTCTAACCCTCTGACACTGCAGAGATCCAACAGGACACTCATACAAGTCAAGAGGTTATTCTGAAAGCCATGATCCTGTAAAAGGCCACAAGGctgcaaaatgtcagttttattcCTTTTCAGTGTCTAATACAGATATCCAGCGTCCATTGTTGGCTTTCATCGTACTCTTCCAATATCAAACTAACAAGTGGCAGTTTTTGCTCTGAGCAAAATATTGTGAGGTTTATTTGAGTGATATTCCTGTCTGCTAACATCAGTGTTGAGatgaatattaaaagaaaaaacaagaatttaacTTAGATATGACAAgtattaattatcatttattatgCATGCTATTGTTATGCTAATATGTATCAAACCTGCTTTGACCCCTGAAGTGATGAAATGTATGGAAATAACTATGGTGAGCAACCTGCAGTCTGAGGAAGGCCCACAGTTAGACCCATACCAATTTGCATACAGACACCACAGAGGAACTGATGATGTAATCACTAGTATAGTGCACATGGTCACTAAACACCTGGAGAATCCCAGGGCCTATGACAGActattgtttgttgattttagttcagaatgtaacatttaataacCCCATATATTACTTAAAGGATATGGATTTCTAGTTGTTTTGGACACTTATATCTCCAAATTGGGGTTTAATGATGATATAAGTAGCCAGAGACCATTTTCAGTGTGTGCTAGAGCCGAATGATTTTAATGTCTACACTTGAAATCTGTGTGGAATAGCTCACCATGGTGTAGAAGAGCAGAGAAGGTCAGATACCATTAAATAGCAGCGCCAAGTGGGAATATTtcagtaatgaatgaatggaacATCTCCTCATTTTTGTAGAGATCTTATAGAGTCAGTATGCTTCCACTTAAGTGTTTGTCAGATGGTCAAACAGTATTTGAAACCACTGGGTTGCAACTTTCCAAAATTGGTCATGCCAACTTAATGCTACTGGCCAGTGATGCAGAAGTGAGAAAGTATGTAAAACACCATAAATTCTTTCAAGGAGAGATTGTTTGAAAGTGTGCCCCATTATCCCCAAGATAATCTCGGCTAGCCCCTCCAGGTTTTCACCAAAggttgagtgtgtttgttttgaacagCTATAAAAACTTTGACACACTGTACaaactattgtttgtttaaagcatAGCCCTGATTTCAGTGCATTAATCTCAGATGGTGGTGATGCAAATGaacacaatttaaaacacaGAGGTGTTGGGCCTCAGATCATGAGGTCACACATAGATtgcctacatgtaacctgtgaggcctgaccacgaggtgcttgttcctttgtttcacccgagacaaaggaatagcgccaaaagTGCTGCttagacaatgggagtccattgcaaactccatttccgAGGGCCTATGCCAGActattgtttgttgattttagttCAGCATGTAACATTTAATAACCCCATATATTacttaaaggatatgttcacattttttcaagtcttaaaacaacagtcagttgctcaaatgaacattgaaatagctCGCTggaatcattcctcctgttcacactgaccattagaagatcccttcctaatgtgctttcaatgtaagtaatggggaacaaaatccacagtcattgatttctgcatgttttgtgcaaaaatgggttcaaatgtttatctgaacCTACAGAGAGGTGCCAGCCatccaaattaatcaaatcaagtggatatcttaattttaatataaagttCCCTTGTTGTGTTTCCCTAGACTTTGTTTCCCTTATTCTAAATAACTCTGACATCCAGGACCAGATGTATAAGTCTAAAATACAGAACTTTTTACAGTGGTGTGATGAACATCATCTCACCCTCAACACAAAAAGTTGGACTCTTTCAAGTACCTGGGCATCCACATGGATAATAAACCAGTATGAAATGTATCTGTCAGAGACGTGAACTGTCTGATCTAGAGCACTCAAGGAGCAGAACTAAAGTGGTTAGAGACTTTAATCATCCAATGTACAGCCTGCATAGAGTGAAAACATGCCTTTTGAAGCAGCCATAGACACAAACTTTCATATCTAGAGTGCACACGGAGCATAACTGTGTGCTCTAAAGTGGTCATAGACATAATGCAGaagaggagtgagatggttagggttagggtaagaatatcagggtcagagccaatcagaggcacaGTAAGGGCGGGTCTTCACAGAATgagggtgggaaaaaaaataacacaaactagAAAATTGTTTGAACTCTCTTCTTGGTTCTGTAGTCCAAAACTACGGTGGCCCCTAAGGACAAAGCATAAACAAGagtgaaagcacaaacaatAAGAAGAACACGCTCCAAATCCTCCTAGCAGCCTGGAGCACTTCATGTGTAGCGATTAGCTTTGtagcatttttcttgtttcatgtgtttgtccttttttataTGAATTTTGGTATTTGTAGCATTTCTTGATTTGGAGCAtgcatttttattaatgtttgtgcATTCACTCTTGTATGTGCTTTGTCTTCAGGGCCACCATACAAAACCGTTTCTAATGAATCAGGAGTCAAAcctgttattgttgttagttTGGAGATGAGTGGATGAAGCCAGTGCAGCACTGCACCATCAGCAATGTGGCTTGGCAGCTTGCCAGTTATTCCATATGTAGGAGATTATACAGATGGTTTTATGTTCGGCCACTAGATGGTagcatgaaacatgaaatgacacagtggTTGCACGAGTCAGTGCTGAAACATCAATGTTGAGGTGCGGATGAAATGAAGATCACACTCAATGTCGGGAGTTCATcaatttaaatatgacaaaagttACAATTatcaccaaacacatttaatgtcaCTTAAACTTAAAAAACTACAAGATAATCTTAAACTggactgatatactgtatatgcttggGAGTATATTATTGGCAGAAAGAATATTCCTGTTGATGTCAGTTGCAGTTGTTTCTTCCAACCAACACTTTACAATACGGTACACAATTTAATTAAGTTACTAAGGGTGTGCCTAAATACAAATAccttattcagcaaagcacaaatagtgttttttgtttgtttgtttttttacgaatatttgtttcatacaaatattttaaaactattGGTTTtcgggaagagaaaaaaacatgtcaaatatcagcGTGtaggtcggttacatcactagtGCCATCGTCCCGTTTTAGCTTCCCCAAAGTTGTAAATGGAACCACGTTCCAGCTAGTTGTACTAATGTACTTTACATATTCGTGTCTGtctactttttcctctcttccgtAGTATCAGGAACCTACTGCATGTTATCACtcaccatatttactgtagactgtTTGGATGCAGAGGACAAAACATCAAACTTGGTGTAGGGAACTCATCCAGGTGTGGTCTTGCAACTTTCAAGGTAaattttgtgacattatttttcacttaaGAAGGAAGggagtgtaaaaatgacattagaacTGCAAACAGTTATGATAATGAGTATGCAAACTGTGACAAGCAGACAGCTTTAGACTGTAGGTGTACAGAATATTGTGGTTAaaccaactgtgttttatttcatttgcatttttttcacctaAGTGTAATTTTGATTGTGGTTGTGGTTTCATCTTCTCTTTGAGAGTTTGAATTTTGTCATTAATGTAACTCAGAAAATtttgaacatttcaaatgaaaatattataaaactcAGCTTTGCATACatagttgtttgttgtttattttttggtgtttggtacattttatcctttttagagaggagacagtagagtcagacaggaaacaaggagagagagagagatggggatgacatgcaactaAGTTAAGACTCATACCACAATTTTGTGGTATGAGTCTTAACCAGTACGCTACAGGGATGACCAGTATGTTAGTGTTGTTAAATATGGTGAATGTACCAACCTGCAGTTGTTTcctctaatttattttcatgctaacTCCAAAACATAGTCAGAGTGCACAATCtatgaacaaaatataaaatatgcagatgattcataaaatggtttggtcagacatgcaaacctccttgtccaaaatcagagagcacagagttatTCAACTGGTGGGATGTCAAGTGCAGAAGACAAACCATCCTAGACCAATGTCTCTGTACCttaaattactgaaagaacTGTATGAAATTCTGTAGTAATGACCTCACATCATCATggaaaattatttatatatagtacATCACAAGGTCTTGTATTATATGAAAAATTATCCTTTGATGAAATATAGatctgcaacgattagtcaattatatttgctcaaaaaaaagatgataaattaaagtagctgtaatttatttaatcatacgtgattgaataaaaaacaagtaTTGAGTCATTTCAACTCCATTCAGTGCACACATCTGTAATTTTGCTCTCCCCAGCCCAAAATACCTGTTTGATTAGTCCACAGATACCTTTGCAACTGAAATCTTGTATTTTAAGGTTTCCTCTGACTTTTTAGGCATAACTGTGACTGAATTTCATCAACTCTGCACACTTCATGTgcattgaaatgacaaaaatcacTGCTGAAACCAAGCTTTTGCAGAAAATGGTGGTTTGTTCAGTTTGGCTTGGGAAAGACTTGTATAAGTAATAAAGCAGACACATGACTGTATGaagggagaaaataaataaataaataaataaataaataaataactgaaccATAAATCCATTGTATAATTTCATGTAATACTGAACCTAAATCAAAGCATTTTGCATTCTTCTACCTGCCATTCCAACTGGCAACCTTTATCTAGACATACTTCTACTCTTTTAAGTTCCTACAAAATTACAGTCAGTTATGCTTCCATTATTAAATATCAGGGCTGATCTACTTTCCCTTCTCTTGTAGATCAaaatgtttcagctcattgtttagctgtcactctcttggttcactctcagtgctctcaaaGTGTCATTCTCaactgcagcaggcagctgtttacagtgaaaaagaTCTAGaaatccactgtacactacctgctcagcaccaaatggcaaacagacacagttagctgtagactagctggtgaatatagtggagcatttatcaGCCAGGtaaattttgtgtattttgtgtgtacttttttgttttatcaacaTCCAGTGTTGAGGCAATAATGGTGTCACTCTATGTTTAATGTAGCAcataaaattgtaaatgtagtgatacaaaacaaggaaaacagagatgcaaacagtcatgtaaataaacatgcaaacagtgaCAGTTTACTGCTGTCCAACCAAtaagtttctccctctcttcccttctatacaaatttgaaatgtgagaaatacaagtatctgtctgtgtcataaacaaataatatgaaaaacatgTGATGACAACAcaggaaatatacagtatttaaaaaaacaaaaacagggaagTAAAACGAATATAAACAGAGACGAATGAGAATAAAGGTTGTGGCACTGTCTAGAAATTCTTCCAAGAATTCCTGGAAGTGATGAAAGCTGgtttataatattttcatttgatttgttcAAATTTTTCTAAAATACTTTCATGACAGAGTTCAGACACTTAAAGAGAAGATAAAACTATAACTAGATGGAAAATCATTGAGGGTGTTACATATTCTGTGTGGTTTTGGCCAAACAGAGAGTAATGTGATCTGTAAtcagttcattttaaatgtgtttctcagtgttttaCAAGAAAAGTTACAATCCTCTACAGCCAGTGTGTCCTGGGCTTAGTCAAGCTGGCGCACATTGTACTGATGTACTCTACATATTCATGTCTGtctactttttcctctcttcctctttctgcttgttacgcacacacagacacacagcagcgcacaaacatgcaaaagattgCAAACAAAAAGATGACAATGTGAAAGATCATTATTTTGTAGTCTACATTAACGTATTTTAAAAGATACATATAACGGTTAGTCATattatttatcagaattaactaatcgcagtaatgatggATGAAATTGTCAAAtaatttgaccaaatcgtgaCAATATATGAAGGTAATTAAACAGACTCTTCAGGTTGTCTGTCAAGACCCAACAAACAGATAtcaacaacagatcagacacGGATCGACTTTCCAGCTACATCAAtacatgaggacatgaggaacacatgaggaaataaataaggagaaaacaattaaactaaagaaggaaataaatctgcacagcttctagctgcagccagcagcaggatcagcaccttggagagctgatcaagtcctgacaaCTGTGTACGATGATTTTTTGCATGATTAAAAtttatgatttaatttttgaacaatatttaacaaatattattattttgagattacagtgatcaggtttccatactttcagcagtTAAAATCCCACTGACTTTACCTGTTACTCCctgactgaacaaaatgattttaaagagaACCACAGTTgagcaacaacaagaaaaaacccttttcaaaaaaaaaaaaacataaagaaatttGCACCAAAATAATGAGCAGAATCTTAAATTGGTAGTCTGGGGATGGCCacaggagggtccaggagcatCAGAGGCCAGTGTGCTTGTAATAGATTGTGTGCTTTCACTTCATGCACaagcagatctgtttcctctgcagacacTCCTTCTTACTACTTAGCAAATGTgccattataatagcaatccgccaaggtgcaagtgcactgggcttttaaagggaatgggagatgacactatgattgatttattgcatgttacaccaaaaacaaaccaatgattaattaagagaaGAAGGACAACCCTTTTGAACCATGCATCTGGTGCTGCAACCATTTTCTCCACCATTAAACTATCAAAAATGGATTTGGACAGGACTTAGATACACTTGCACCATGCGCTTCAGATCATGTGCTTAAGtttgttaaaatagggccctcaGTGTTTTACAGGATAGGTTACAATCCTCTACAGCCAGCGTGTCCTCGGCCTCTTCAAGGCTGTTGGCATGTcaaacacaaattcacacacacagccagctaaTTGTAAATACTGGAGCATCTGTATCTATTTAACTACAGGAAGTTTTCCTGAAGCGTTATGCAAAATTCCCTCTCCCAGAAACTAAAGTAAGCATGTAtacaaaagttgttttttgtggtAGTTTACCAGCTGCCGTACTAGACCAAGCCAATAGGTCCAAGTCACCGTCTACACAGTTTAAGCTGGTTCACCCCTGCTTGAACTGCACCTGAATAATGCTCTAAATATTAGCATTGAAGAATCGGAGGACcaaggatgatgatgataatgtggCTTCTGCAATCAGCAAAAAGACCACTGATTTTCACCTTATTAGATCTGGATTTCTAGTTGC
This genomic stretch from Thunnus albacares chromosome 14, fThuAlb1.1, whole genome shotgun sequence harbors:
- the LOC122996651 gene encoding mas-related G-protein coupled receptor member B1-like codes for the protein MCSFIPASLKVQNNNVAPIFIINLLISDIIQLCCMIVEVAKPDWKNEEIFFYIYCFGVLASVGFMVCIALERYLLIAWPLWYRVRRTIKISFVVCVVVWILPLVYVLPLYFLVKFEISETIFAVFLLIPFPLFIFFLGGTLKSLFAAISVSSDEKRRIVGMLVLVLLIYTLLFLPSIIWSLVEEASDNYTFDNLTFILLRFSPLADLILYVFMRKGVIDKLLASLCCCRMDSDDNSRSSA